The genomic window atgccagcataatagggacgatgtttgaaaaattaattaaatgcgcaatacgcgcgcctgaaagaaagcaaatattcactgtcaatagtattattagacgtaatataacttattaaaccgtttctttgttggttattcacactttgcagaaataagatcgagatactctaatagagcagtcagaaaaggttgatatactctaataaaacagtcacttctacagCATAATctcgattttgaaagcataattttgagcctaataggcttaatttttgagcaatgctcaaaagcataatgggtaaaattttgggcataataggccggtgcctactaccatgcatatatataataatacaccACTTTGACATCTCAGAAACCACAaggctatatgtgaccaggcctgccaaaaaacagggcatgtgggcacaaactacaccttgtcATACTACAGGCCATATCTCAGTATtagaacagaatatttgcattctgtaacttgcccAATTAAATGCGTACTAagtggtaaaaatttcattttattagcAACTAGGTATTAAAAGTTATTAATgaaggaagtttgaaaaagtaggcaaaaatcatgtgcccacatgccctgtttcgcaggcccagtcacttattgccctgaccacagggtgataattatcatgatatcatcctgtggttagggcaatatcatgataatatagccctgaccacaactacctttgatgctgaggcagttacaaagcattAGTTCCCTTAGAGCTGCTTAACATTTGCATTGTAGGTTACTTTAGGCATCCACAAAGTAGTTAtttggtatcactacaaccagtgaaacccacagtCATTTATTCTTGTTCCCACAatctaaacccacaatcattgtTTGCAAAACTCTGTATAAATtgatgtggtgaatgcaggtttgtcttccttcacctattaggtgagcatcccagagtggtatatattacctATACCATGGCCATTAGGAATtagcctgatatatatgcccaatcCAGAGGgacgcaggcccgagggcttgggcatatatgtCAGGCAAATCCttcgtggccatggtataactattacataatactCACAAGAAAATGCTAATAGAAAAGGTGAACAATTTGAGCATCAGAAACTGACACTCATGCACACAGTGATAACTAACAACTAACAAAAAGATGAATATACAGCTACAGGGCCAGGACTATGACCTTCGTAAtgtggtgtgtatgtatgttttatCCAAGTGATCAATATAGTGATCAGTCAAATCTGGAAGTGATCACTCAATACTTGTTACTGTAGCACTAAAGCACTAAAGAACTTACACAATGAATTCATAAAATGAAGCTTCATGCattgacaataatattatgttaaagCTTAATTGCATAATTATTCTAATGCAACTCAGTGTGGATCAAAGAACAATCAAGAATGCCATTACAAAGTTGTATTAATATGGCTATCATGGATATGAAAAGAATTGTACAAGGTACAATGCATATTTATACTCcctgaaacatgcatacaaatacaaaattaatgctacATTGCTGCTAAACAACTAATGAATTAGAGTCACTGCACTGCTAAATATGTCACTACTTTACTACAATAATTATGCCAAGGTCAAGAGTCCCAAATTCAGTCCGATGAAAAGATGAACACTCACTATATTCCAACATGAATGTCTACAGCAATGTACCTAAAGTTGTACTTTTCTCCAGCTTCATCATCACTGTAGATATCCAATGTAATAGGTTTGCCCAATGTTAAAGTAGTACTATAAAGTCCTGCAGTAGTATAGGCTCCCTCCACTGCTGTGGCAGTCTGGCAGGTTCCTGCTTGTTGGTGAGTGCTGATAAGGAAATTGTATGTCTGAGGATAGGGATTGGATGTTTCGATCAATGGCCCATAGTGCATTACTTTTCGGTTGGTAAATGATGCACCAGGAGTGCCTTGGGCATGGACACATGGCTCATAACCCTTATAATTATATCGATCAAGAACAAAGAATCCAATAGCTTGAGACCCATCAGATAGAACTATCCAAAAATCACTATCTGTAGTATTACCATATTTGGGGTTGACACCAATAGTGATGTCTGCAACCACATGGTAAAGGAAGGCTCCAAGTGGCACACTAAGCAAACGTTGATATCTTCTAGAGTGATCACACTCAATTGAATCATCAGCTGATATTTCACAATCCTTTGACATGCCACCTTGTGTGGACAAGTACTTAGGCGAAAACAGCAGTTTCTGTTAGAA from Dysidea avara chromosome 2, odDysAvar1.4, whole genome shotgun sequence includes these protein-coding regions:
- the LOC136246261 gene encoding uncharacterized protein — its product is MTNFTHIWCLLLLIVSATVAEKLLFSPKYLSTQGGMSKDCEISADDSIECDHSRRYQRLLSVPLGAFLYHVVADITIGVNPKYGNTTDSDFWIVLSDGSQAIGFFVLDRYNYKGYEPCVHAQGTPGASFTNRKVMHYGPLIETSNPYPQTYNFLISTHQQAGTCQTATAVEGAYTTAGLYSTTLTLGKPITLDIYSDDEAGEKYNFRYIAVDIHVGI